A single window of Dermacentor albipictus isolate Rhodes 1998 colony chromosome 1, USDA_Dalb.pri_finalv2, whole genome shotgun sequence DNA harbors:
- the LOC135907728 gene encoding vesicle-associated membrane protein 7-like — protein MASPIEFCAIARETTVLVSHRETSYDFEYLLADVLQEIPPHADFKTTRSRGGYVFHLLVEQGLIYICATLPEASMHQSFTCLFLIKQRFLEGSLSSRAWTAQEHELDRDFGSVIADIINNCNSGRTGDQISQLHRQVEDVRGIMAQNIERVVERGDRLDSLLEKTQDLEQAGTVFRATAKKVNRHMCLRNARMMIVIGIIVAGVITIITLFATGVIKT, from the exons ATGGCCAGTCCAATAGAATTCTGCGCAATCGCGCGGGAAACTACGGTACTCGTGAGTCATCGAGAGACGTCTTACGACTTCGAGTATCTGCTCGCGGACGTGTTGCAAGAAATCCCCCCACATGCAGACTTCAAGACTACTCGGTCCCGTGGTGG GTATGTCTTCCACCTATTGGTGGAACAGGGGCTTATCTACATCTGTGCCACACTGCCAGAGGCCAGCATGCACCAGTCATTCACCTGTCTCTTCTTG ATAAAGCAGCGTTTCCTGGAGGGAAGCTTGTCATCACGTGCCTGGACTGCACAGGAACATGAGCTTGACAGAGACTTTGGCAGTGTCATTGCTGATATCATA AACAACTGCAACAGTGGACGAACGGGTGACCAGATCTCACAGTTGCACCGCCAGGTGGAGGATGTGCGCGGAATTATGGCACAGAACATTGAGCGAGTAGTTGAGCGAGGTGACAGGCTTGACAGCCTTCTTGAAAAGACCCAGGACTTGGAGCAAGCG GGGACGGTATTCCGAGCCACTGCCAAGAAAGTGAATCGCCACATGTGCCTTCGTAATGCGCGCATGATGATTGTCATTGGAATTATAGTAGCTGGTGTGATCACCATAATAACATTGTTTGCAACAGGTGTCATTAAGACATAA